One genomic segment of Mycolicibacterium psychrotolerans includes these proteins:
- the groL gene encoding chaperonin GroEL (60 kDa chaperone family; promotes refolding of misfolded polypeptides especially under stressful conditions; forms two stacked rings of heptamers to form a barrel-shaped 14mer; ends can be capped by GroES; misfolded proteins enter the barrel where they are refolded when GroES binds), with the protein MAKTIAYDEEARRGLERGLNALADAVKVTLGPKGRNVVLEKKWGAPTITNDGVSIAKEIELEDPYEKIGAELVKEVAKKTDDVAGDGTTTATVLAQALVREGLRNVAAGANPLGLKRGIEKAVEKVTETLLKSAKEVETKEQIAATAAISAGDTQIGELIAEAMDKVGNEGVITVEESNTFGLQLELTEGMRFDKGYISGYFVTDAERQEAVLEDPYILLVSSKVSTVKDLLPLLEKVIQSGKPLLIIAEDVEGEALSTLVVNKIRGTFKSVAVKAPGFGDRRKAMLQDMAILTGGQVVSEEVGLSLETADVSLLGKARKVVVTKDETTIVEGAGDSDAIAGRVSQIRAEIENSDSDYDREKLQERLAKLAGGVAVIKAGAATEVELKERKHRIEDAVRNAKAAVEEGIVAGGGVALLQSAPSLDELNLTGDEATGANIVRVALSAPLKQIAFNGGLEPGVVAEKVTNSPAGTGLNAATGEYEDLLKAGVADPVKVTRSALQNAASIAALFLTTEAVVADKPEKAAAPAGDPTGGMGGMDF; encoded by the coding sequence ATGGCCAAGACAATTGCGTATGACGAAGAGGCCCGTCGCGGCCTCGAGCGGGGACTCAATGCCCTCGCCGACGCGGTAAAGGTGACGCTGGGCCCCAAGGGCCGCAACGTCGTTCTCGAGAAGAAGTGGGGTGCCCCCACGATCACCAACGATGGTGTGTCCATCGCCAAGGAGATCGAGCTCGAGGACCCGTACGAGAAGATCGGCGCCGAGCTGGTCAAGGAAGTCGCCAAGAAGACCGACGACGTCGCGGGTGACGGCACCACCACCGCCACCGTGCTGGCCCAGGCACTGGTCCGCGAGGGCCTGCGCAACGTGGCCGCCGGCGCCAACCCGCTCGGTCTCAAGCGCGGCATCGAGAAGGCCGTCGAGAAGGTCACCGAGACGCTGCTGAAGTCGGCCAAGGAGGTCGAGACCAAGGAGCAGATCGCTGCCACCGCCGCGATCTCGGCCGGCGACACCCAGATCGGCGAGCTCATCGCCGAGGCCATGGACAAGGTCGGCAACGAGGGTGTCATCACCGTCGAGGAGTCGAACACGTTCGGCCTGCAGCTCGAGCTCACCGAGGGTATGCGCTTCGACAAGGGCTACATCTCGGGTTACTTCGTGACCGACGCCGAGCGTCAGGAAGCCGTCCTCGAGGATCCCTACATCCTGCTGGTCAGCTCCAAGGTGTCGACCGTCAAGGATCTGCTGCCCCTGCTGGAGAAGGTCATCCAGTCCGGCAAGCCGCTGCTGATCATCGCCGAGGACGTCGAGGGCGAAGCCCTGTCGACCCTGGTGGTCAACAAGATCCGCGGCACCTTCAAGTCCGTCGCCGTCAAGGCCCCGGGCTTCGGTGACCGCCGCAAGGCGATGCTGCAGGACATGGCGATCCTCACCGGTGGCCAGGTCGTCAGCGAAGAGGTCGGCCTGTCGCTCGAGACCGCCGACGTCTCGCTGCTGGGCAAGGCCCGCAAGGTCGTCGTGACCAAGGACGAGACCACGATCGTCGAGGGCGCCGGTGACTCCGACGCCATCGCCGGCCGGGTGTCTCAGATCCGCGCCGAGATCGAGAACAGCGACTCCGACTACGACCGCGAGAAGCTGCAGGAGCGCCTGGCCAAGCTGGCCGGCGGTGTTGCGGTGATCAAGGCCGGCGCTGCCACCGAGGTGGAGCTCAAGGAGCGCAAGCACCGCATCGAGGACGCCGTCCGCAACGCGAAGGCCGCCGTCGAGGAGGGCATCGTCGCCGGTGGCGGCGTCGCCCTGCTGCAGTCGGCTCCGTCGCTGGACGAGCTCAACCTCACCGGTGACGAGGCCACCGGCGCGAACATCGTCCGCGTTGCGCTGTCGGCTCCGCTGAAGCAGATCGCCTTCAACGGCGGCCTGGAGCCCGGCGTCGTCGCCGAGAAGGTCACCAACTCGCCCGCCGGCACCGGCCTCAACGCCGCCACCGGTGAGTACGAGGACCTGCTGAAGGCCGGCGTTGCCGACCCGGTGAAGGTCACCCGCTCGGCGCTGCAGAACGCAGCCTCGATTGCGGCGCTGTTCCTCACCACCGAGGCCGTCGTCGCCGACAAGCCGGAGAAGGCCGCCGCACCCGCCGGCGACCCGACCGGTGGCATGGGCGGTATGGACTTCTAA
- a CDS encoding TetR/AcrR family transcriptional regulator → MSRPLRADAARNRARVLEVAYDTFAADGLAVPIDEIARRAGVGAGTVYRHFPTKEDLFRAVVEDRIRGIVASGRALLDDAEPADALFTFLRSMVLQWGATDRGLSEALAGMGIDVNAAIPEAEKDFMDMLGALLRAAQDAGTVRRDVDVADVKALLVGLQAMQGYNDAAAGRLIDVVLDGLRAG, encoded by the coding sequence ATGAGTCGGCCCCTGCGCGCAGATGCCGCGCGCAACCGCGCGCGCGTGCTCGAGGTCGCCTACGACACCTTCGCCGCCGACGGGCTTGCGGTGCCGATCGACGAGATCGCCCGGCGGGCCGGCGTCGGCGCCGGCACCGTCTACCGGCACTTTCCCACCAAAGAGGATCTGTTCCGCGCCGTCGTCGAGGACCGCATCCGCGGGATCGTCGCCTCGGGTCGCGCCCTGCTCGACGACGCGGAGCCTGCAGACGCGTTGTTCACCTTCCTGCGGTCCATGGTGCTGCAGTGGGGGGCGACCGACCGCGGGCTCAGCGAGGCACTGGCCGGCATGGGGATCGATGTGAATGCGGCGATTCCCGAGGCGGAGAAAGACTTCATGGACATGCTCGGTGCGCTGTTGCGTGCCGCGCAGGACGCAGGCACCGTGCGCCGTGATGTGGACGTCGCCGACGTCAAGGCGCTGCTGGTCGGGTTGCAGGCGATGCAGGGCTACAACGACGCCGCCGCAGGCCGGCTCATCGACGTCGTGCTCGACGGCCTACGCGCTGGGTGA
- a CDS encoding SDR family NAD(P)-dependent oxidoreductase, whose translation MSKWTTADIPDQTGRTAVITGANTGLGYETAEALAAKGARVVLAVRNLDKGKDAADRIERAVPGAAVELQELDLTSLDSIRAAAEQLRGDHPAIDLLINNAGVMFTPRSTTKDGFELQFGTNHLGHFALTGLLLDRVLAARGSRVVTVSSVGHRFARSGIDFDDLQWERSYSRVGAYGRAKLANLMFTYELQRRLLGTKTVAVAAHPGGSRTELTRNLPPLVGAATRLVEPLFQSADMGALPTLRAATDPGVLGGQYYGPDGFGEQRGYPKVVASSAVSHDTAAQRRLWAVSEELTSVTYPVPVAS comes from the coding sequence ATGAGCAAGTGGACCACCGCCGACATTCCCGACCAGACCGGCCGCACCGCCGTCATCACCGGCGCCAACACCGGGCTGGGCTACGAGACGGCCGAGGCCCTGGCCGCCAAGGGCGCGCGCGTCGTGCTCGCCGTCCGCAATCTCGACAAGGGCAAGGACGCCGCCGACCGCATCGAGCGGGCCGTACCGGGCGCCGCGGTCGAACTCCAGGAACTGGACCTCACGTCGCTCGACTCCATCCGGGCCGCGGCCGAGCAGCTCAGGGGCGACCATCCAGCCATCGACCTGCTCATCAACAACGCGGGCGTGATGTTCACCCCGCGGTCGACCACCAAGGACGGGTTCGAGCTGCAGTTCGGCACGAATCATCTCGGCCACTTCGCGTTGACCGGCCTGCTGCTCGACCGCGTGCTGGCAGCGCGGGGCTCGCGGGTCGTGACGGTCAGCAGCGTGGGGCACCGCTTCGCCCGCAGCGGCATCGACTTCGACGATCTGCAGTGGGAGCGGAGCTACAGCCGGGTCGGGGCCTACGGGCGGGCCAAGCTCGCCAATCTGATGTTCACCTACGAGCTGCAGCGCCGCCTGCTCGGCACGAAGACGGTCGCGGTGGCCGCCCACCCGGGCGGCTCACGCACGGAGCTGACGCGCAACCTGCCGCCGCTGGTGGGAGCGGCGACCAGACTGGTCGAGCCGCTGTTCCAGAGCGCGGACATGGGCGCGCTGCCGACCCTGCGCGCAGCGACCGACCCCGGCGTGCTCGGCGGCCAGTACTACGGACCCGACGGCTTCGGCGAGCAGCGCGGCTACCCCAAGGTGGTGGCGTCCAGCGCCGTCTCGCATGACACCGCCGCCCAGCGCAGGCTGTGGGCCGTCTCCGAAGAGCTGACCTCAGTCACCTACCCCGTCCCCGTGGCGTCCTGA
- a CDS encoding PE-PPE domain-containing protein, which translates to MARARSSFVAVIAVAAVLLVGGALGRPVSAADEAVLIPGATLFKRIDPFYPIIARSYPNIGINLHDDDDPLIVDYSQNPFATDRALAQGVERAGAAVRAADGPVIVIGESMGSMVAARLAAELAAGADPPQPSDVRFVLIASPEAGVANWFREGARIPLLRYTVRRIPATRYPTAVVTGEYDPWADPPDRPWNVVADANALMGMIYVHGPPSWDVDLSDIPPENITVDDTVTRYFVPTEHLPLTRPLRDLGVPDRLVDAADRILRPLVDAGYRRHDRPGDRRPYLSDGRIRRNGARADVTEPTTRAAEQRAERHASAGLPRAVGKTRGAAPRAHRPARSGRHGDGVGD; encoded by the coding sequence ATGGCCAGAGCACGCAGCAGTTTTGTCGCAGTCATCGCCGTGGCGGCGGTGCTGCTGGTCGGCGGCGCCCTCGGCAGGCCCGTCAGTGCCGCCGACGAGGCGGTCCTGATTCCGGGAGCCACCCTCTTCAAGAGGATCGACCCGTTCTACCCGATCATCGCCAGGAGCTATCCGAACATCGGCATCAACCTGCATGACGATGACGACCCGCTGATCGTCGATTACTCGCAGAATCCGTTCGCCACCGACCGCGCACTCGCGCAGGGGGTCGAGCGGGCCGGCGCTGCGGTGCGCGCGGCCGATGGTCCGGTCATCGTGATCGGTGAATCGATGGGCAGCATGGTCGCCGCGCGGCTCGCCGCCGAGCTGGCCGCCGGGGCGGATCCGCCCCAGCCGAGTGACGTCAGGTTCGTGCTCATCGCCTCCCCGGAAGCCGGTGTCGCGAACTGGTTCCGGGAAGGCGCGCGCATCCCGCTGCTGCGATACACGGTCCGCCGCATTCCGGCGACGCGGTACCCGACCGCGGTGGTGACGGGCGAATACGACCCCTGGGCCGATCCGCCCGATCGACCGTGGAACGTCGTCGCCGACGCGAACGCGCTGATGGGCATGATCTACGTCCACGGCCCGCCCAGTTGGGACGTCGACCTGTCGGACATTCCGCCGGAGAACATCACCGTCGACGACACGGTCACCAGGTACTTCGTCCCGACCGAGCACCTGCCGCTGACCCGGCCGCTGCGCGACCTCGGCGTGCCGGACCGGCTCGTCGACGCGGCCGACCGGATCCTTCGTCCACTCGTCGACGCCGGCTACCGCCGCCACGATCGGCCCGGCGACCGGCGTCCCTACCTGTCGGACGGCAGGATCCGCCGCAACGGCGCACGCGCGGACGTGACGGAGCCGACGACACGGGCCGCTGAGCAGCGCGCGGAACGGCACGCCTCCGCCGGTCTCCCGCGGGCGGTGGGTAAGACGCGAGGTGCGGCCCCGCGAGCCCACCGCCCGGCTCGGTCAGGACGCCACGGGGACGGGGTAGGTGACTGA
- a CDS encoding cupin domain-containing protein, which yields MLRSVSLWDVRQVPPYPPVRYTADHPEVSAWVKRGDEPPDYDSFGVVQYHYLAGQDATNGDYGLYRVQIAPRGGGPGPHFHRGMSEAFYVLSGGVSLYNGTEWTDGGAGDFLYVPPGGIHGFRNEADDAATMLMLFAPGAPREHYFEGLAQLGELTEEGRREWFIKNDNHFVE from the coding sequence ATGCTGCGAAGTGTGTCGTTGTGGGACGTCAGGCAGGTGCCGCCCTATCCCCCAGTGCGCTACACCGCGGACCACCCGGAGGTGAGCGCCTGGGTCAAGCGCGGTGACGAGCCGCCCGACTACGACTCGTTCGGTGTCGTGCAGTACCACTACCTGGCCGGCCAGGATGCGACGAACGGCGACTACGGCCTGTACCGGGTGCAGATCGCCCCGCGCGGCGGCGGTCCAGGACCGCACTTTCACCGCGGCATGTCGGAGGCGTTCTACGTCCTCTCGGGCGGGGTGTCGCTGTACAACGGCACCGAATGGACTGACGGCGGAGCGGGAGACTTCCTGTACGTGCCGCCGGGCGGGATCCACGGCTTCCGCAACGAGGCCGACGACGCCGCGACGATGCTGATGCTGTTCGCCCCCGGCGCGCCGCGCGAACACTACTTCGAGGGATTGGCCCAGCTCGGCGAGCTCACCGAAGAGGGACGTCGCGAGTGGTTCATCAAGAACGACAACCACTTCGTCGAGTAG